The following are encoded together in the Halomonas halophila genome:
- a CDS encoding ABC transporter ATP-binding protein → MIRLDNLTKVFDTPKGAVTAADHINMEVPAGEICILLGPSGCGKTTTLKMINRIVRPTSGKVFINGEDTTGLDTQELRRNIGYVIQQIGLFPNMTIEDNITVVPKLLGWDKAKYRERARELMDMIALDPDAFLKRYPNELSGGQQQRIGVARALAADPPVMLMDEPFGAIDPINRAVIQDEFLKMQQALNKTIMFVSHDIDEAIKMGDRVAIFRAGRLEQYSTPDELLANPKDEFVESFLGEDRALKRLNLVKVRDVVSDEIGTVSPSDTLETALARIDDFGYQNAILVVNDRRQPVGLISRSQARTTKGYCRDHFQNVPATVSLDDDLRKVASLMFSNDITWLPCVDEAGRVCGQITQRAMTHHLGSRFRPTEPAATAEPATKE, encoded by the coding sequence ATGATTCGACTCGACAACCTGACCAAGGTCTTCGACACCCCCAAGGGCGCGGTCACCGCCGCCGACCACATCAACATGGAGGTGCCGGCCGGCGAGATCTGCATCCTGCTCGGCCCCTCCGGCTGCGGCAAGACCACCACCCTGAAGATGATCAACCGCATCGTGCGCCCCACCTCGGGCAAGGTGTTCATCAACGGCGAGGACACCACCGGCCTGGACACCCAGGAGCTGCGTCGCAACATCGGCTACGTGATCCAGCAGATCGGCCTGTTCCCCAACATGACCATCGAGGACAACATCACGGTGGTGCCCAAGCTGCTGGGCTGGGACAAGGCCAAGTACCGGGAACGCGCCCGGGAGCTGATGGACATGATCGCGCTGGACCCGGACGCCTTCCTCAAGCGCTATCCCAACGAGCTGTCCGGCGGCCAGCAGCAGCGCATCGGCGTGGCCCGGGCGCTGGCGGCCGATCCCCCGGTGATGCTGATGGACGAGCCCTTCGGCGCCATCGACCCGATCAACCGCGCGGTGATCCAGGACGAGTTCCTCAAGATGCAGCAGGCACTCAACAAGACCATCATGTTCGTCAGCCACGACATCGACGAAGCGATCAAGATGGGCGACCGCGTCGCCATCTTCCGCGCCGGCCGCCTGGAGCAGTACTCCACCCCGGACGAGCTGCTGGCCAATCCCAAGGACGAGTTCGTGGAGTCCTTCCTCGGCGAGGACCGGGCGCTCAAGCGCCTCAACCTGGTGAAGGTGCGCGACGTGGTCTCCGACGAGATCGGCACCGTATCGCCCAGCGACACCCTGGAGACCGCCCTGGCCCGGATCGACGACTTCGGCTACCAGAACGCCATCCTGGTGGTGAACGATCGTCGCCAGCCGGTGGGGCTGATCAGCCGCTCCCAGGCGCGTACCACCAAGGGCTACTGCCGCGACCATTTCCAGAACGTGCCGGCCACCGTGTCGCTGGACGACGACCTGCGCAAGGTCGCCTCGCTGATGTTCTCCAACGACATCACCTGGCTGCCCTGCGTGGACGAGGCCGGCCGGGTCTGCGGCCAGATCACCCAGCGCGCCATGACCCACCATCTGGGCTCGCGGTTCCGCCCCACGGAACCCGCCGCGACCGCCGAACCGGCCACCAAGGAGTAA
- the sufB gene encoding Fe-S cluster assembly protein SufB, producing MASQEMEQLVRREYKEGFVTDIESDTVPPGLDENTIAFISKKKGEPEWMLEWRLQAYHQWLKMTPPSWAHLNYPPIDYQAISYYSAPKRDEDKPQSLDEVDPKLLETYEKLGIPLHERAALAGVAVDAVFDSVSVTTTFKEKLHEAGVIFCSISEAIRDYPELVKQYLGSVVPQGDNYFTALNSAVFTDGSFVFVPEGVTCPMELSTYFRINAANTGQFERTLIVCESRAQVSYLEGCTAPQRDENQLHAAVVELVALEDASIKYSTVQNWYPGDEDGKGGIYNFVTKRGDCRGDRSHISWTQVETGSAITWKYPSCVLRGKDSVGEFYSVAVTNGRQQADTGTKMIHIGEGSRSTIVSKGISAGRSEQSYRGLVKVGPRAKGARNYTQCDSLLIGDTCGAHTFPYQEIGNSTATVEHEATTSKIGEDQLFYCQSRGISEEDAVNMIVNGFCKDVFQELPMEFAVEAEALLNVTLEGAVG from the coding sequence ATGGCAAGTCAGGAAATGGAACAGCTTGTCCGTCGCGAATACAAAGAAGGTTTCGTGACCGACATCGAGAGCGATACGGTACCGCCGGGTCTGGACGAGAACACCATCGCCTTCATCTCCAAGAAGAAGGGCGAGCCGGAATGGATGCTGGAGTGGCGCCTCCAGGCCTACCACCAGTGGCTGAAGATGACGCCGCCCTCCTGGGCGCATCTGAACTACCCGCCGATCGACTACCAGGCGATCTCCTACTACAGCGCCCCCAAGCGCGACGAGGACAAGCCCCAGAGCCTCGACGAGGTCGACCCCAAGCTGCTCGAGACTTACGAGAAGCTGGGCATTCCGCTGCACGAGCGGGCGGCGCTGGCCGGCGTGGCGGTGGACGCGGTCTTCGACTCCGTCTCCGTGACCACCACCTTCAAAGAGAAGCTGCACGAGGCGGGCGTGATCTTCTGCTCGATCTCCGAGGCGATCCGCGACTACCCGGAGCTGGTCAAGCAGTACCTCGGCAGCGTGGTGCCCCAGGGCGACAACTACTTCACGGCGCTGAACTCCGCGGTGTTCACCGACGGTTCCTTCGTGTTCGTGCCGGAAGGCGTGACCTGCCCCATGGAGCTGTCCACCTACTTCCGCATCAACGCCGCCAACACCGGCCAGTTCGAGCGCACCCTGATCGTCTGCGAGAGCCGTGCCCAGGTCTCCTACCTGGAAGGCTGCACCGCACCCCAGCGCGACGAGAACCAGCTGCACGCGGCGGTGGTCGAGCTGGTGGCGCTGGAAGACGCCTCCATCAAGTACTCCACGGTGCAGAACTGGTATCCGGGTGACGAGGACGGCAAGGGCGGCATCTACAACTTCGTCACCAAGCGCGGCGACTGCCGCGGCGACCGTTCCCACATCAGCTGGACCCAGGTCGAGACCGGCTCGGCCATCACCTGGAAGTATCCCTCCTGCGTGCTGCGCGGCAAGGACAGCGTCGGCGAGTTCTACTCGGTGGCGGTGACCAACGGCCGTCAGCAGGCCGATACCGGTACCAAGATGATCCACATCGGCGAGGGCTCGCGCTCGACCATCGTCTCCAAGGGCATCTCCGCCGGCCGCTCCGAGCAGTCCTATCGCGGCCTGGTCAAGGTGGGGCCGCGGGCCAAGGGCGCGCGCAACTATACCCAGTGCGACTCGCTGCTGATCGGCGACACCTGCGGGGCCCATACCTTCCCCTATCAGGAGATCGGCAACAGCACGGCCACCGTGGAGCACGAGGCGACCACCTCCAAGATCGGCGAGGACCAGCTGTTCTACTGCCAGAGCCGCGGCATCTCCGAGGAAGACGCGGTGAACATGATCGTCAACGGCTTCTGCAAGGACGTCTTCCAGGAGCTGCCGATGGAGTTCGCCGTCGAAGCCGAGGCGCTGCTCAACGTCACCCTCGAAGGGGCGGTCGGCTAG
- a CDS encoding ABC transporter permease, translating into MPIRSLKGALRIALLIAIFFLGVWSQSSGVIDDFIFYLPDVQFLAVQHLWLTLISGGLAILVAIPLGVVLSRPSMARVAESAMQVLNVGTTIPTLAVLALSMSFLGIGTVPAVFGLFVATLLPITRNTYAGLKGVNPALKEAASGIGMSPAQRLLRVEMPNALYVIFAGIRTALTINVGTVPLAFLIGAGGLGELIFTGIDLYDPVMMLSGAIPTALLAIVVDAIVATTAFLVVPRGVNPSRS; encoded by the coding sequence ATGCCGATCCGGAGCCTGAAGGGGGCCCTGCGCATTGCGCTGCTCATCGCCATCTTCTTTCTCGGCGTGTGGAGCCAGTCCAGCGGGGTCATCGACGACTTCATCTTCTATCTGCCCGACGTGCAGTTTCTGGCCGTGCAGCACCTGTGGCTGACCCTCATTTCCGGGGGCCTGGCCATCCTGGTGGCCATTCCGCTGGGCGTGGTGCTGTCGCGACCCAGCATGGCGCGCGTCGCCGAATCGGCCATGCAGGTGCTCAACGTCGGCACCACCATCCCGACGCTGGCGGTGCTGGCGCTGTCGATGAGTTTCCTCGGCATCGGCACCGTACCGGCGGTGTTCGGGCTGTTCGTGGCCACGCTGCTGCCGATCACCCGCAACACCTACGCCGGCCTCAAGGGCGTCAACCCGGCGCTGAAGGAGGCCGCCTCGGGCATAGGCATGTCGCCGGCCCAGCGCCTGCTTCGCGTCGAGATGCCCAACGCCCTCTACGTGATCTTCGCCGGCATCCGCACGGCGCTGACCATCAACGTGGGCACCGTGCCGCTGGCCTTCCTGATCGGCGCCGGCGGGCTGGGCGAGCTGATCTTCACCGGCATCGACCTCTACGACCCGGTAATGATGCTGTCCGGCGCCATCCCTACCGCCCTGCTGGCGATCGTGGTCGATGCCATCGTGGCGACCACCGCCTTCCTGGTGGTACCCCGAGGGGTCAACCCCTCCCGCAGCTGA
- a CDS encoding glycine betaine ABC transporter substrate-binding protein, with protein MKRLMMTLSGLALAGAMTTAQAEEIVVGGKNFTEQQILASMTSQYLSGLGYDVETRAGMGSAVLRQAQENGQIDLYWEYTGTSLINYNDVTESLSPEETYERVKELDGEKGLVWLEPSAANNTYALAMRQESVEETGIESLSELAQAVNDGEDLTFAMNAEFYAREDGWRPLQQAYDFRVGRGEVKRMDSGLVYQALRDGQVDVGLVFATDGRIPAFDFQVLEDDQAFFPAYALTPVVREETLEANPDLAEQMNALSALLDDETMATLNARVDVERETIEDVAQSFLDDNELL; from the coding sequence ATGAAACGCTTGATGATGACGCTTTCCGGCCTGGCACTGGCCGGCGCCATGACTACCGCCCAGGCCGAAGAGATCGTGGTCGGTGGCAAGAACTTCACCGAGCAGCAGATACTCGCCAGCATGACGTCCCAGTACCTGAGCGGGCTCGGCTACGACGTCGAGACCCGTGCCGGCATGGGCTCCGCCGTGCTGCGCCAGGCCCAGGAGAACGGCCAGATCGACCTCTACTGGGAATACACCGGCACCTCGCTGATCAACTACAACGACGTCACCGAGTCGCTGTCGCCCGAGGAGACCTATGAACGGGTCAAGGAGCTCGACGGCGAGAAGGGCCTGGTGTGGCTGGAGCCCTCGGCGGCCAACAACACCTACGCCCTGGCCATGCGCCAGGAGAGCGTCGAGGAGACCGGCATCGAGTCGCTGTCCGAGCTGGCCCAGGCGGTCAACGACGGCGAGGACCTGACCTTCGCCATGAACGCCGAGTTCTACGCTCGCGAGGACGGCTGGCGCCCGCTCCAGCAGGCCTACGACTTCCGCGTCGGCCGCGGTGAGGTCAAGCGCATGGACTCCGGCCTGGTCTACCAGGCGCTGCGCGACGGTCAGGTCGACGTGGGCCTGGTGTTCGCCACCGACGGCCGCATCCCGGCCTTCGATTTCCAGGTCCTCGAGGACGACCAGGCCTTCTTCCCGGCCTACGCCCTGACGCCGGTGGTGCGCGAGGAAACCCTCGAGGCCAACCCGGACCTCGCCGAGCAGATGAATGCGCTGTCCGCGCTGCTCGACGACGAGACCATGGCCACCCTCAACGCCCGGGTCGACGTCGAGCGCGAGACCATCGAGGACGTGGCACAGAGCTTCCTCGACGACAACGAACTGCTGTAA
- a CDS encoding MmgE/PrpD family protein — translation MPRPTTLLDWMLDADPLPDDALLTQAKRCLLDLVGVAAGATRTELAAPARRFAVSQHGGERPLLFAEGRASSTGVALHGAWLIDALDAHDGQVLTKGHAGVALLPGLLALPEADRLSGRDFLGLLAMGYEIATRAGIALHATSPDYHTSGAWNALGVAAVAGRLMGLDAERLHHALGIAEFYGPRSQMMRCIDHPTMLKDGSGWGAMTGVSAALLARDGFTGAPALTVAAPEVEQLWADRGQRWYLHEQYFKAYPVCRWAQPAVEAVLSLRERIGDPATIARIEITTFHEGKRLHVVHPDSTEQAQYSLPWSVACALARGTLDAEAVTELGAPLPRALAERVEIRESDTFNARFPAERWASARLHLSDGRIIESEPCEARGNPHNPLSDDELAAKYHALAGPVLGERAERLERVIQTLEDRPAGDLLALLGPPGAE, via the coding sequence ATGCCCCGGCCCACTACCCTGCTCGACTGGATGCTCGACGCCGACCCGCTCCCCGACGACGCCCTGCTGACCCAGGCCAAGCGCTGCCTGCTGGATCTCGTCGGCGTGGCCGCCGGCGCCACCCGCACCGAACTGGCCGCGCCTGCCCGGCGTTTCGCCGTCTCCCAGCACGGCGGCGAGCGGCCGCTGCTGTTCGCTGAGGGGCGCGCCTCGTCCACCGGCGTGGCCCTGCACGGGGCCTGGCTGATCGATGCCCTGGACGCCCACGACGGCCAGGTGCTGACCAAGGGGCATGCCGGGGTCGCCCTGCTGCCGGGGCTGCTCGCCCTGCCCGAGGCCGACCGCCTCTCCGGCCGCGATTTCCTCGGCCTGCTGGCCATGGGCTACGAGATCGCCACCCGCGCCGGCATCGCGCTGCATGCCACGAGCCCCGACTACCACACCTCGGGCGCCTGGAACGCGCTGGGCGTGGCGGCCGTGGCCGGCCGCCTGATGGGGCTCGACGCCGAGCGCCTGCACCACGCTCTGGGCATCGCCGAGTTCTACGGGCCGCGCAGCCAGATGATGCGCTGCATCGATCACCCCACCATGCTCAAGGACGGCTCGGGCTGGGGCGCCATGACCGGCGTCTCCGCCGCGCTGCTGGCCCGCGACGGTTTCACCGGCGCCCCGGCGCTGACCGTTGCCGCCCCCGAGGTCGAACAGCTCTGGGCCGATCGGGGTCAGCGCTGGTACCTTCACGAGCAGTACTTCAAGGCCTATCCGGTGTGCCGCTGGGCCCAGCCGGCGGTGGAGGCGGTGCTGTCGCTGCGCGAGCGAATCGGTGATCCGGCGACGATCGCGCGCATCGAGATCACCACCTTTCACGAAGGCAAGCGGCTGCATGTGGTGCACCCGGACAGCACCGAGCAGGCCCAGTACAGCCTGCCCTGGTCGGTGGCCTGCGCGCTGGCCCGCGGCACCCTCGACGCCGAGGCCGTCACCGAGCTCGGCGCACCGCTGCCCCGCGCCCTCGCCGAGCGGGTCGAGATCCGCGAGAGCGACACCTTCAATGCGCGCTTCCCGGCCGAGCGCTGGGCCTCGGCGCGGCTGCATCTGAGCGACGGCCGGATCATCGAGAGCGAGCCCTGCGAGGCCCGCGGCAACCCGCACAACCCGCTGTCCGACGACGAGCTGGCCGCCAAGTATCATGCCCTCGCCGGCCCGGTGCTCGGCGAGCGCGCCGAGCGCCTCGAACGCGTCATCCAGACCCTGGAGGACCGCCCGGCCGGCGACCTGCTCGCCCTGCTCGGCCCGCCCGGGGCAGAATGA
- the sufC gene encoding Fe-S cluster assembly ATPase SufC, producing the protein MLEVKDLHVTVEGSEILKGLNLTIGAGEVHAIMGPNGAGKSTLSAVIAGKDGYEVTAGSITYEGQDVLEMEIEERARVGLLLGFQYPVEIPGVKNIYLLKAALNAKREAEGLGEIPAPEFMKLIKEKIAFMKMDASFLQRAVNEGFSGGEKKRNEILQMLVLQPKLAMLDEIDSGLDIDALKVVAEGVNSLRAEDRSILLVTHYQRLLDYIVPDRVHVLVDGRIVKSGDAELARELEDRGYDWLLEGSAA; encoded by the coding sequence ATGCTCGAAGTCAAGGATCTGCACGTCACGGTCGAGGGTTCCGAGATCCTCAAGGGCCTCAACCTGACCATCGGCGCCGGTGAAGTCCACGCCATCATGGGCCCCAACGGCGCCGGCAAGTCCACGCTGTCCGCGGTGATCGCCGGCAAGGACGGCTACGAGGTCACCGCCGGCTCGATCACCTACGAGGGCCAGGACGTCCTCGAGATGGAGATCGAGGAGCGCGCCCGCGTCGGTCTGCTGCTGGGCTTTCAGTACCCGGTCGAGATCCCCGGGGTGAAGAACATCTACCTGCTCAAGGCCGCGCTCAACGCCAAGCGCGAGGCCGAGGGCCTGGGCGAGATTCCGGCGCCCGAGTTCATGAAGCTGATCAAGGAGAAGATCGCCTTCATGAAGATGGACGCCAGCTTCCTGCAGCGCGCCGTCAACGAAGGCTTCTCCGGCGGCGAGAAGAAGCGCAACGAGATCCTGCAGATGCTGGTGCTGCAGCCGAAGCTCGCCATGCTCGACGAGATCGACTCCGGCCTCGACATCGACGCCCTGAAGGTCGTCGCCGAGGGTGTCAACTCGCTGCGCGCCGAGGATCGCAGCATCCTGCTGGTGACCCACTATCAGCGCCTGCTCGACTACATCGTGCCGGATCGGGTGCACGTGCTGGTCGACGGCCGCATCGTCAAGAGCGGTGATGCCGAGCTGGCGCGCGAACTCGAGGACCGCGGCTACGACTGGCTGCTGGAGGGCTCCGCGGCATGA
- the sufD gene encoding Fe-S cluster assembly protein SufD, whose translation MNDDVQRFLDRLSERSAQRGDEPTWIAARRQAGAARFEAMGFPHRRVEAWKYTDVRDIARTDFALTDDAEFSPAAAAALTLPLDAHRLTFVDGVFAPALSDLGNLPAGVQVLPLSQALEENHEAVGGPLGRLTGVDFSAFAALNTAFFEEGALVRLAPRTVVDKPIVLQFLSRAGEQPVMSHPRILVEAGGRSEATLIEHHAGEEGAANFTNLVEEIILDRGAILTHYKLQEAPLKDRHIASIQVEQGRDSRYTSFNLNLGGGLVRNDFINDLNGEGAEATLHGLFYGQGRQHVDNHTEVNHNAPHTRSSENYKGILDDRAHGVFNGRVVVKRDSQKIESEQSNANLLLSDRAEVDTKPELEIYADDVKCAHGATTGQLDEEAVYALRARGIDEQTARGLLTLAFAGEVMELVDLDAVAERVELTVAGKLPERFNLAGLVEAAAALNED comes from the coding sequence ATGAATGACGACGTGCAACGCTTCCTCGATCGCCTGAGTGAGCGCAGCGCCCAGCGCGGCGACGAGCCGACCTGGATCGCCGCCCGGCGCCAGGCCGGCGCCGCCCGCTTCGAGGCGATGGGCTTCCCGCATCGTCGCGTCGAGGCGTGGAAGTACACCGACGTGCGCGACATCGCCCGCACTGACTTCGCGCTGACCGACGACGCCGAGTTCTCGCCGGCCGCGGCGGCGGCGCTGACTCTGCCGCTGGACGCGCATCGCCTGACCTTCGTCGACGGCGTCTTCGCCCCGGCGCTGTCGGACCTCGGCAACCTGCCGGCCGGCGTGCAGGTGCTGCCGCTGTCCCAGGCCCTGGAAGAGAACCACGAGGCCGTGGGCGGCCCGCTCGGCCGGCTCACCGGCGTCGACTTCTCGGCCTTCGCCGCGCTCAACACCGCCTTCTTCGAGGAGGGCGCCCTGGTCCGCCTGGCGCCGCGCACCGTGGTCGACAAGCCCATCGTGCTGCAGTTCCTGTCCCGGGCCGGCGAGCAGCCGGTGATGAGCCATCCGCGCATCCTGGTCGAGGCCGGCGGTCGCAGCGAGGCGACCCTGATCGAGCACCATGCCGGTGAAGAGGGCGCGGCCAACTTCACCAACCTGGTGGAGGAGATCATCCTCGACCGCGGCGCCATCCTGACCCACTACAAGCTGCAGGAAGCGCCGCTCAAGGACCGTCACATCGCCAGCATCCAGGTGGAGCAGGGGCGCGACAGCCGCTATACCTCGTTCAACCTGAACCTGGGCGGTGGCCTGGTGCGCAACGACTTCATCAACGACCTCAACGGCGAGGGCGCCGAGGCGACGCTGCACGGCCTGTTCTACGGCCAGGGTCGCCAGCACGTGGACAACCACACCGAGGTCAACCACAACGCGCCGCACACCCGTTCCAGCGAGAACTACAAGGGCATCCTCGATGATCGTGCCCATGGCGTGTTCAACGGCCGGGTGGTGGTCAAGCGCGACAGCCAGAAGATCGAGTCCGAGCAGAGCAACGCCAACCTGCTGCTCTCCGACCGCGCCGAGGTCGACACCAAGCCCGAGCTCGAGATCTATGCCGACGACGTCAAGTGCGCCCACGGTGCCACCACCGGCCAGCTCGACGAGGAAGCGGTCTACGCCCTGCGCGCCCGCGGCATCGACGAGCAGACCGCCCGCGGCCTGCTGACGCTGGCCTTCGCCGGTGAGGTGATGGAGCTGGTCGACCTCGACGCCGTTGCCGAGCGGGTCGAGCTCACGGTGGCCGGCAAGCTGCCGGAACGCTTCAACCTGGCCGGGCTGGTGGAAGCCGCCGCGGCGCTCAACGAGGACTGA
- a CDS encoding SUF system Fe-S cluster assembly regulator, translating to MLKLSRLTDYAAVVMAQIARHPEQPHAAAELAEAVQVPHPTVSKTLKMLVRAGLLESRRGAQGGYSLARPASQITAGDIIAAIEGPVAMTECSQAEGDCELVDTCGVSDNWQRVSLAMQTLLHSVTLAHLADTTPIKLPVQLPIQGVSLAAEA from the coding sequence TTGCTGAAGCTGTCCAGACTGACCGACTACGCGGCGGTGGTGATGGCGCAGATCGCCCGTCACCCCGAGCAGCCACACGCGGCGGCGGAGCTCGCCGAGGCGGTGCAGGTGCCGCACCCGACGGTCAGCAAGACCCTGAAGATGCTGGTGCGCGCCGGGCTGCTGGAGTCCCGCCGTGGCGCCCAGGGCGGCTATTCTCTGGCGCGTCCCGCGTCGCAGATCACCGCCGGCGACATCATCGCGGCGATCGAGGGGCCGGTGGCGATGACCGAATGCAGCCAGGCCGAGGGCGACTGCGAACTGGTGGACACCTGCGGGGTGTCCGACAACTGGCAGCGGGTGTCGCTGGCGATGCAGACACTGCTCCACAGCGTGACCCTGGCCCACCTGGCCGACACCACCCCGATCAAGCTGCCGGTGCAGCTGCCCATACAAGGCGTGAGTCTGGCCGCCGAGGCCTGA
- a CDS encoding cysteine desulfurase — MVDFSDLLLDVARVRRDFPILDREVHGKPLVYLDNAATSQTPRQVIEVFDEYYGRYNANIHRGLHTLADEATAAYEGTRDTVRAFLGAAESREIVFTCGTTEAINLVAGSWGRANLGEGDEVLISRLEHHSNIVPWQMLAAEKGFTLKVIPVDERGVLDQAAYRDLISERTRLVAVNHVSNALGTVNPVADMARVAHEHGALILVDGAQGAPHQKVDVQALGVDFYAFSGHKVYGPTGAGVLYGRAELLEAMPPWQGGGEMIATVSFEAPTTFAGIPHKFEAGTPAIAEVIALGRAIQWVEEIGLPLIGAWESRLLEHATRSVSRIDGLRILGTAPEKAGVLSFVVEGAHSQDIGLLIDQLGVAIRTGHHCAQPLLSSFGVDATCRASFAAYNTPEEVDVFVDGLERVVGMLR; from the coding sequence ATGGTCGACTTCAGCGATCTGCTGCTCGACGTGGCGCGGGTCCGTCGCGACTTCCCGATCCTCGATCGGGAGGTCCACGGCAAGCCGCTGGTCTATCTCGACAACGCGGCCACCAGCCAGACCCCGCGTCAGGTGATCGAGGTCTTCGACGAGTACTACGGGCGCTACAACGCCAACATCCATCGCGGTCTGCATACCCTGGCCGATGAGGCCACCGCGGCCTACGAGGGCACCCGGGACACCGTGCGTGCCTTCCTCGGCGCCGCCGAGAGCCGCGAGATCGTCTTCACCTGCGGCACCACCGAGGCGATCAACCTGGTGGCGGGGAGCTGGGGCCGCGCCAACCTGGGCGAAGGCGACGAGGTGCTGATCTCGCGCCTGGAGCACCACTCCAACATCGTGCCCTGGCAGATGCTGGCCGCCGAGAAGGGCTTTACCCTCAAGGTGATTCCGGTCGACGAGCGCGGCGTGCTCGACCAGGCCGCCTACCGCGATCTGATCTCCGAGCGCACTCGGCTGGTGGCGGTCAATCACGTCTCCAACGCGCTGGGCACCGTCAATCCGGTGGCCGACATGGCCAGAGTGGCCCACGAGCACGGCGCGCTGATTCTGGTCGACGGCGCTCAGGGCGCGCCGCACCAGAAGGTCGACGTGCAGGCGCTCGGCGTCGACTTCTATGCCTTCTCCGGCCACAAGGTCTATGGCCCCACCGGCGCCGGCGTGCTCTACGGCCGCGCCGAACTGCTCGAGGCCATGCCGCCCTGGCAGGGTGGCGGCGAGATGATCGCCACCGTGTCCTTCGAGGCGCCCACCACCTTCGCCGGCATTCCTCACAAGTTCGAGGCCGGCACCCCGGCCATCGCCGAGGTGATCGCCCTGGGACGCGCGATTCAGTGGGTCGAGGAGATCGGCCTGCCGCTGATCGGCGCCTGGGAGTCGCGGCTGCTCGAGCACGCCACGCGCAGCGTGTCGCGCATCGACGGCCTGCGCATCCTCGGCACCGCGCCCGAGAAGGCCGGCGTGCTGTCGTTCGTGGTCGAGGGCGCCCATTCCCAGGACATCGGCCTTTTGATCGACCAGCTCGGCGTGGCGATCCGCACCGGACACCACTGTGCCCAGCCGCTGCTGTCCTCGTTCGGTGTCGATGCCACCTGCCGCGCCTCCTTCGCCGCCTACAACACCCCCGAGGAGGTCGACGTCTTCGTCGACGGCCTAGAGCGGGTCGTGGGCATGCTGCGCTGA
- a CDS encoding ABC transporter permease, which translates to MELIQYAIDNLDLLLSRTLEHIALVGVAVGIATLTGVPIGIAITKNERLAKAVLYAASIIVTVPSIALFGIMIPVLSLIGQGIGYLPAVIAVLLYSQLPIIRNTYTAIHNVDPALREAARGIGMSQNQRLRMVEIPLAVPVIMAGVRTAVVLNIGVMAIAAYIGAGGLGTFISRGISQSDPRQLIVGAVAVSLLAIIVDYGLLALQKRLTPLGMERAAETA; encoded by the coding sequence TTGGAACTCATTCAATACGCCATCGACAACCTCGACCTGCTGCTCTCGAGAACCCTCGAGCACATCGCGCTGGTCGGGGTCGCCGTCGGCATCGCCACCCTCACCGGGGTGCCCATCGGCATCGCCATCACCAAGAACGAACGCCTGGCCAAGGCGGTGCTGTATGCGGCGTCCATCATCGTCACGGTGCCGTCCATCGCGCTGTTCGGGATCATGATCCCGGTGCTGTCGCTGATCGGCCAGGGCATCGGCTATCTGCCGGCGGTCATCGCCGTGCTGCTCTACTCGCAGCTGCCGATCATCCGCAACACCTACACCGCCATCCACAACGTGGATCCGGCGCTGCGCGAGGCGGCACGCGGCATCGGCATGAGCCAGAACCAGCGCCTGCGCATGGTCGAGATCCCGCTGGCGGTGCCGGTGATCATGGCCGGCGTCAGGACCGCCGTGGTGCTCAACATCGGCGTGATGGCGATCGCCGCCTACATCGGCGCCGGCGGGCTCGGCACCTTCATCAGCCGCGGCATCTCGCAGTCCGACCCGCGCCAGCTGATCGTCGGCGCGGTGGCGGTCAGCCTGCTGGCCATCATCGTCGACTACGGCCTGCTGGCGCTGCAGAAACGCCTGACGCCCCTCGGGATGGAGCGCGCCGCCGAGACGGCCTGA